In Pogoniulus pusillus isolate bPogPus1 chromosome 1, bPogPus1.pri, whole genome shotgun sequence, one DNA window encodes the following:
- the LOC135181063 gene encoding uncharacterized protein LOC135181063: MGALASVCEDPQNDKEFVQKCEQWMNSTAEIHKTFKKSIPGHLEELQKDQREYEELQNEISTNEQRFNSVMENVLPSWESGDPEKRGQLLSKFTLMKEQWHHVSWVVQQRKKSIDGFLRLWHLFLCCLLSLNRCLVDTKSFVASVKTQDCHSHHQRRNLIKELKLTKRSADDRGSSTTSGRSDRRGLAQPTSLCRRAVAWALVLFVLLLLLLFFLTSVIVPSDEFDRCMSVNNFARSFNLMLQYPHGPPPL, translated from the exons ATGGGTGCCCTTGCTAG TGTGTGTGAGGACCCTCAAAATGACAAGGAATTTGTTCAGAAATGCGAGCAGTGGATGAATTCCACAGCAGAAATTCACAAGACCTTCAAGAAAAGCATTCCTGGACACTTGGAAGAACTGCAGAAGGACCAGAGAGAGTATGAG GAGCTGCAAAACGAAATTTCCACAAATGAGCAGAGATTTAATTCTGTGATGGAAAATGTTCTACCTTCCTGGGAATCTGGAGATCCAGAGAAAAG AGGACAGTTACTTTCCAAGTTCACACTGATGAAGGAGCAGTGGCACCATGTTAGCTGGGTggtgcagcagagaaagaaaagcatcgATGGATTTCTGAGactgtggcatctcttcctgtGTTGCCTGCTGAGTCTCAACAGATGTCTCGTGGATACCAAGAGCTTTGTCGCATCTGTGAAGACCCAGGACTGCCACAGCCACCACCAGCGTAGGAATCTCATTAAAGAGTTGAAG CTCACCAAGAGAAGTGCAGatgacagaggcagcagcaccacaag CGGCAGAAGCGATCGCCGAGGACTTGCTCAGCCCACATCGCTCTGTCGCCGGGCTGTGGCTTGGGCACTTGTACTGTTTGTGTTGCTCCTGCTTTTGCTGTTCTTCCTCACTTCTGTCATTGTCCCTTCTGATGAGTTTGACAGATGCATGTCTGTCAACAACTTTGCCCGTTCCTTCAATCTCATGCTGCAATACCCACATGGGCCTCCACCATTGTAG
- the LOC135181075 gene encoding uncharacterized protein LOC135181075, which translates to MGAAPGMPHNGRRGRCRATPVCAPIKPAPAAPRSRSVVSGPGAAVWLQPGERRRQQREERGQRASLHSYRLTSVWSVMEREDFTEVSLEAPLVLLVESLRNQIRTVQSLQDEEENMQECWGRLQVAASNLKKHCPSSVMGALASVCEDPQNDKEFVQKCEQWMNSTAEIHKTFKKSIPGHLEELQKDQREYEELQNEISTNEQRFNSVMENVLPSWESGDPEKRGQLLSKFTLMKEQWHHVSWVVQQRKKSIDGFLRLWHLFLCCLLSLNRCLVDTKSFVASVKTQDCHSHHQRRNLIKELKLTKRSADDRGSSTTSGRSDRRGLAQPTSLCRRAVAWALVLFVLLLLLLFFLTSVIVPSDEFDRCMSVNNFARSFNLMLQYPHGPPPL; encoded by the exons ATGGGTGCCGCACCAGGGATGCCGCACAATGGGAGGCGAGGCCGTTGCCGGGCAACGCCTGTCTGCGCGCCTATAAAGCCGGCGCCGGCAGCGCCGCGGAGCCGGAGCGTCGTGAGCGGCCCTGGTGCGGCGGTTTGGCTACAGCCGGGCGAGAGGCGGCGCCAGCAGCGCGAGGAGCGCGGTCAGCGAGCGAG CTTGCACAGTTACAGACTGACCTCAGTGTGGTCTGTCATGGAGCGTGAAGATTTCACAGAAGTCAGCCTGGAGGCACCTCTTGTGCTGTTAGTGGAGTCTCTGAGAAATCAGATCAGGACTGTCCAG TCTCTTCAAGATGAAGAAGAGAACATGCAGGAATGCTGGGGCAGACTCCAGGTTGCTGCCAGTAACCTGAAGAAGCACTGCCCCTCATCCGTCATGGGTGCCCTTGCTAG TGTGTGTGAGGACCCTCAAAATGACAAGGAATTTGTTCAGAAATGCGAGCAGTGGATGAATTCCACAGCAGAAATTCACAAGACCTTCAAGAAAAGCATTCCTGGACACTTGGAAGAACTGCAGAAGGACCAGAGAGAGTATGAG GAGCTGCAAAACGAAATTTCCACAAATGAGCAGAGATTTAATTCTGTGATGGAAAATGTTCTACCTTCCTGGGAATCTGGAGATCCAGAGAAAAG AGGACAGTTACTTTCCAAGTTCACACTGATGAAGGAGCAGTGGCACCATGTTAGCTGGGTggtgcagcagagaaagaaaagcatcgATGGATTTCTGAGactgtggcatctcttcctgtGTTGCCTGCTGAGTCTCAACAGATGTCTCGTGGATACCAAGAGCTTTGTCGCATCTGTGAAGACCCAGGACTGCCACAGCCACCACCAGCGTAGGAATCTCATTAAAGAGTTGAAG CTCACCAAGAGAAGTGCAGatgacagaggcagcagcaccacaag CGGCAGAAGCGATCGCCGAGGACTTGCTCAGCCCACATCGCTCTGTCGCCGGGCTGTGGCTTGGGCACTTGTACTGTTTGTGTTGCTCCTGCTTTTGCTGTTCTTCCTCACTTCTGTCATTGTCCCTTCTGATGAGTTTGACAGATGCATGTCTGTCAACAACTTTGCCCGTTCCTTCAATCTCATGCTGCAATACCCACATGGGCCTCCACCATTGTAG